From one Patescibacteria group bacterium genomic stretch:
- the mraY gene encoding phospho-N-acetylmuramoyl-pentapeptide-transferase gives MLLFSVIKVFLLSSLSFIVAVLWTPLLTHFLYRYKLGKQIRDDGSAPIFAKLHEAKRGTPTMGGILIWATTCAVMLVFHFGAQLTGSPMLARLDFFSREQTLLPVGALLASALVGLVDDYYNVRRIGPHGGGLRMRHRLLLYTAIAAVGAWWFYYKLEWDLLRVPFVGDFNIGWWYIPFFILVLVATSFSVNETDGLDGLAGGVLLSSYAAFGAIAFLQGKTDLATFCGVIAGGLLAFLWFNINPARFFMGDTGAMALGITLGVVAMLTNSALLLPVIGLVFVVESVSVIIQMISKKIRHKKVFLSTPIHHHFEAIGWTEPKVVMRFWIIAGVSAVSGLVIAMVDHGFF, from the coding sequence ATGCTACTTTTCAGCGTCATCAAGGTCTTCCTGCTGTCTTCGTTGTCATTCATCGTCGCCGTGCTCTGGACGCCGCTTCTGACCCATTTTTTATACAGATACAAACTGGGCAAGCAGATCCGTGACGACGGTTCGGCTCCCATTTTCGCCAAGTTGCACGAGGCCAAGCGGGGGACGCCGACCATGGGCGGCATCCTGATCTGGGCGACCACGTGCGCGGTCATGCTGGTCTTCCATTTCGGCGCGCAGCTCACCGGTTCGCCGATGCTGGCGCGGCTGGATTTCTTCTCGCGCGAACAGACGCTGCTGCCGGTCGGCGCGCTCCTGGCTTCGGCGCTCGTCGGGCTCGTGGACGATTATTATAACGTCCGGCGCATCGGGCCGCACGGCGGCGGACTCCGGATGCGGCATCGGCTGCTGCTCTACACCGCCATCGCCGCCGTTGGCGCCTGGTGGTTCTATTACAAGCTGGAGTGGGATCTGCTGCGCGTGCCGTTCGTCGGCGACTTCAACATCGGCTGGTGGTACATCCCGTTCTTCATCCTGGTGCTCGTGGCCACGTCGTTCTCGGTCAATGAGACCGACGGCCTCGACGGCCTGGCCGGCGGCGTGCTGCTTTCGAGTTACGCGGCTTTCGGCGCCATCGCTTTCCTGCAGGGCAAGACCGATCTCGCCACTTTTTGCGGCGTCATCGCCGGCGGCCTGCTGGCTTTCCTATGGTTCAATATCAATCCGGCGCGCTTCTTCATGGGCGACACCGGCGCCATGGCGCTCGGTATCACGCTCGGCGTCGTGGCCATGCTCACGAATTCAGCGCTGCTCCTGCCGGTCATCGGCCTGGTCTTCGTGGTCGAGTCCGTCTCCGTCATCATCCAGATGATCTCGAAGAAGATCCGCCACAAGAAAGTCTTTCTCTCCACTCCCATCCATCATCATTTCGAGGCCATCGGCTGGACCGAACCCAAAGTGGTCATGCGGTTCTGGATCATCGCCGGCGTCTCGGCCGTGAGCGGCCTGGTCATTGCCATGGTCGATCACGGTTTCTTCTAG
- a CDS encoding GspE/PulE family protein encodes MLNNELLKKILRETGTFDARGLADLLSEAKTADPDMPFETFLLKVKKMPEEMLYRIAAQYYKLPFINLRDIPIRQDILFLIPEPIAISHKIVAFEKTADELRVATLEPTDLQTFEFLRRKANLRIKVYFTTPSSIDESMKQYRQSLSAELGALTQVPKKEGEGSSVEEEKELSKLAEDIPIVRVVDSILEHAILEGASDIHIEPTETEVVVRFRVDGVLRPVMTFPRLVASGIVARIKILSNLKLDEHRLPQDGRFKIEGKSYKFSMRVSILPVIDGEKIVMRLLAETATALTLDQLGFQPKAKAIVARNIKKPHGIIFVTGPTGSGKSTTLYSILGILNTPKVNISTIEDPVEYRMAGVNQSQVNPRIGFTFAGGLRALLRQDPNVIMVGEVRDEETASIAVQAAMTGHLVLGTLHTNDAATALPRLIDMHVPAFLIGFTANMIVGQRLVRKICPGCVRSYKMPPHAIEQLREQIKIDSIWKTLQREEVIGKDQKIEDTTFWRGSGCAQCGHEGYKGRLGIYEVLEVTTDIAKLIGASASADEILTAAVKGGMISMIEDGFMKAVKAMTTIEEILRVTKD; translated from the coding sequence ATGCTTAATAATGAGTTATTAAAGAAGATCTTGCGGGAGACCGGGACTTTCGACGCCCGGGGCCTCGCCGACCTTCTTTCCGAAGCGAAAACAGCCGATCCCGACATGCCGTTCGAAACCTTCCTGCTGAAGGTCAAAAAGATGCCGGAAGAGATGCTTTACCGCATCGCCGCGCAATATTACAAACTGCCGTTCATCAACCTGCGCGACATTCCCATCCGGCAGGACATCCTTTTCCTGATCCCCGAACCGATCGCCATCTCCCACAAGATCGTCGCTTTCGAAAAGACCGCCGACGAACTGCGCGTCGCCACGCTCGAACCGACCGACCTGCAGACTTTCGAATTCCTGCGCCGCAAAGCCAATCTGCGGATCAAAGTCTATTTCACCACGCCCTCGTCCATCGACGAGTCGATGAAACAGTACCGCCAGAGCCTCAGCGCCGAACTCGGCGCGCTCACCCAGGTCCCGAAAAAGGAAGGCGAGGGATCGTCGGTGGAAGAAGAGAAAGAACTTTCCAAACTCGCCGAAGACATCCCGATCGTGCGCGTCGTCGATTCCATCCTCGAACATGCGATCCTCGAAGGCGCTTCCGACATCCACATCGAACCGACCGAAACCGAGGTCGTGGTCCGCTTCCGCGTCGACGGCGTGCTCCGGCCGGTCATGACCTTCCCGCGGCTCGTCGCCTCCGGCATCGTGGCCCGCATCAAGATCCTCTCGAACCTGAAACTCGACGAACACCGCCTGCCGCAGGACGGTCGCTTCAAGATCGAAGGCAAGAGCTACAAGTTCTCGATGCGCGTCTCGATCCTGCCGGTCATCGACGGCGAGAAGATCGTCATGCGCCTCCTGGCCGAGACCGCGACCGCGCTCACGCTCGACCAGCTCGGCTTCCAACCCAAGGCCAAAGCGATCGTCGCGCGCAACATCAAGAAGCCGCACGGCATCATCTTCGTCACCGGCCCGACCGGTTCGGGCAAATCCACGACGCTCTACTCGATCCTGGGCATCCTCAACACGCCGAAGGTCAACATCTCCACCATCGAAGACCCGGTCGAGTACCGCATGGCCGGCGTGAACCAGAGCCAGGTCAACCCGCGCATCGGCTTCACTTTCGCCGGCGGCCTGCGCGCTCTCCTGCGCCAGGACCCGAACGTCATCATGGTCGGCGAGGTCCGCGACGAAGAGACCGCCAGCATCGCCGTCCAGGCCGCCATGACCGGCCACCTCGTGCTCGGCACCCTCCACACGAATGACGCCGCCACCGCTCTCCCCCGTCTCATCGACATGCACGTCCCGGCCTTTCTCATCGGCTTCACCGCCAACATGATCGTCGGCCAACGGCTCGTCCGCAAGATCTGTCCCGGCTGCGTCCGCTCCTACAAGATGCCGCCCCACGCCATCGAGCAGCTGCGCGAGCAGATCAAGATCGACTCCATCTGGAAAACGCTGCAGCGCGAAGAGGTCATCGGCAAAGACCAGAAGATCGAAGACACGACATTCTGGCGCGGTTCGGGTTGCGCCCAGTGCGGCCACGAGGGCTATAAAGGACGCCTCGGCATCTACGAGGTTCTCGAGGTCACCACAGACATCGCCAAACTCATCGGCGCCTCGGCGAGCGCCGACGAGATCCTGACCGCGGCCGTCAAAGGCGGCATGATCAGCATGATCGAGGACGGTTTCATGAAGGCGGTCAAAGCCATGACCACGATCGAGGAAATCCTCCGCGTAACCAAAGACTAG